From the Actinomadura luzonensis genome, the window GCTCCAGGACTGTTCGGTGCGCTCGCCGCTGCGCCAGTACATGGTGTTGAGGTGGGTGCGTTCGTCCAGGAGGTAGCTGCAGACGAAGGCGACGGTGTCCGGGTCGCCGCCCCGGTTGCCGCGGAGGTCGACGATCAACGCCTGGGCGCGGGCGGCCAGGGTGAGGGCGGCGGTCAGGGGCTCGGCGGCCCAGTCCAGCGGGAACAGCATCGGAGCCAGCTCCACCACGGCGACTCCTCCGTGGAGCAGCTCCACGCGAGGTGCGCCGCCCAGGGAGGTGTCGAAGTCGCGGCGGATGGATTCCAGGGTCGCCGCGCCCTGCTCGGGGGAGACCGGGTCGGCGTGGTACTTCAGTCTCAGGTGTTTGTCGCCGTTGACGGACTGCAGGTCCGCGGTGACCAGCCGGGCGAGTTTCTCGGCGTCGCCGACGTCGTAGGCGCCCTCGGCGAGGCGTCGCCGTAGCAGGTCGGCGAGCTGCTCGGCGGTCTCGGGGAAGACGTAGTGCTCGGTCACCAGCCGGGCTGTCTCGTCGATGACGGGGGCGGGTCGCAGGTGGGTCAGAGTCGTCATGGCCGGGAGTAGATCAGGGGCGTGACGAGAGCGTCAAAGCCGCTCGGACGCCTTCGGCAGGCGCGGTCGGCCCTGCCGGGTCGTGGGCGGGTCAGGTCCACGTCGCCGTATCGGGGTCGATGCCGTGGTCGCGGGCGTTGGCGTTGATGATGTCGCGGAGCCAGGTGGTCAGGCCGGGCTCGATGGCGTCGTAGTACGCCGTGAAGCCCGGGTCGGTGACGTAATTCCTCGCCAGGCAGACCTGCATGGCATGGGTGCAGTCGAAGTACACGTCCATCGAGGCCCTGTGCCGTTCGGCCAGGGTGTTGGCTTCGGCGCTGCCCGGCCGGACGCCGGCGCGCTTGGCCGCCGCCAGGTCCTGCTCGAGCGAGGCGATGTTGCCGGCGATGTGCTGCCACCTTTCGGGGGTCATGCCTGCGGCGCGTTCGGCGT encodes:
- a CDS encoding S41 family peptidase; this encodes MTTLTHLRPAPVIDETARLVTEHYVFPETAEQLADLLRRRLAEGAYDVGDAEKLARLVTADLQSVNGDKHLRLKYHADPVSPEQGAATLESIRRDFDTSLGGAPRVELLHGGVAVVELAPMLFPLDWAAEPLTAALTLAARAQALIVDLRGNRGGDPDTVAFVCSYLLDERTHLNTMYWRSGERTEQSWSLPHVPGARFGGSKPLYVLSSATTFSAAEELTYDLQQLGRATVVGEPTRGGAHPCKGWTVHPHLEATVPTGRAINPVSGTNWEGTGVQPDVPCPAPESLTRAHTLALAQLTT